The Pricia mediterranea genome includes a window with the following:
- the atpG gene encoding ATP synthase F1 subunit gamma: MANLKEIRNRISSVSSTMQITSAMKMVSAAKLKKAQDAITAMRPYADKLTELLQGLSASLDEDSGSKYSDAREVRKVLVVSITSNRGLAGAFNSNVLKQCVVLSDEVYAGKKVDFMAIGKKANDYLGKRSTVIRNHSNLYDDLTFENVSAIAEELMHEFTAGNYDRIDIVYNRFKNAATQIVTTEQFLPIVPAEGDENLSADYIFEPSKIEIVEQLIPKSLKTQLYKAIRDSFASEHGARMTAMHKATDNATELRDDLKLKYNKARQASITNEILEIVGGAEALAQ; the protein is encoded by the coding sequence ATGGCAAACCTTAAGGAAATAAGAAACAGGATCTCATCGGTATCTTCTACCATGCAGATTACGAGTGCCATGAAAATGGTGTCCGCTGCGAAGTTGAAGAAAGCGCAGGATGCGATTACGGCCATGCGGCCCTACGCCGATAAGCTGACCGAGTTGCTACAAGGCTTGAGCGCCAGTTTAGATGAGGATTCGGGAAGCAAATACTCGGATGCACGCGAAGTCAGAAAGGTCTTGGTCGTTTCGATAACCTCGAACAGGGGGCTCGCAGGGGCTTTCAACTCCAATGTCCTAAAGCAGTGCGTAGTGCTTTCCGATGAAGTTTACGCAGGTAAAAAGGTCGATTTTATGGCCATCGGGAAAAAAGCGAACGATTACCTAGGCAAGCGTTCGACCGTCATCCGTAACCACAGCAACCTGTACGATGATCTGACGTTCGAAAACGTTTCCGCCATTGCCGAGGAACTGATGCATGAATTCACGGCCGGCAACTACGACCGTATCGACATCGTTTACAACCGGTTCAAAAACGCAGCGACACAGATTGTGACCACCGAGCAGTTTTTGCCCATAGTCCCCGCCGAGGGCGACGAAAACCTGAGTGCGGATTACATCTTCGAGCCTTCGAAAATCGAAATCGTGGAGCAGCTGATCCCGAAATCCTTAAAAACGCAATTGTACAAAGCCATTCGAGACTCTTTTGCCAGCGAACACGGTGCCCGTATGACCGCCATGCACAAGGCGACCGACAACGCCACCGAGCTCCGCGACGACCTGAAACTGAAATACAACAAGGCCCGTCAAGCCTCCATCACCAACGAAATTTTAGAAATTGTTGGCGGCGCGGAAGCGCTAGCGCAATAA
- the dut gene encoding dUTP diphosphatase produces the protein MKIKIINKSPHNLPHYETDASAGMDLRAHIPEPVILSPLGRAIIKTGLFIELPIGIEAQVRPRSGLAAKKGITVLNSPGTIDADYRGEIGVILVNLSDESYTIENGERIAQLVIARHERAQWEEVGELSQTTRGAGGFGSTGTR, from the coding sequence ATGAAGATCAAGATTATCAATAAATCACCGCACAACCTCCCCCACTACGAAACGGATGCCTCGGCGGGCATGGATCTACGAGCCCATATTCCCGAACCGGTGATCTTATCGCCCTTGGGGCGAGCCATTATTAAAACGGGGCTTTTCATAGAGCTTCCCATCGGCATCGAGGCACAGGTACGGCCGAGGAGCGGCTTAGCCGCCAAAAAGGGCATAACCGTTCTTAATTCCCCTGGCACTATCGATGCGGATTACAGAGGGGAAATCGGCGTTATACTCGTCAACCTGTCCGACGAATCGTATACGATTGAAAACGGAGAACGCATCGCCCAGTTGGTCATCGCCCGCCACGAAAGGGCGCAGTGGGAGGAAGTAGGAGAACTTTCCCAAACTACGAGGGGCGCAGGCGGATTTGGCAGTACGGGAACGCGGTAA
- a CDS encoding DUF4292 domain-containing protein → MNLSCRSSLRYISIAIVAMLALSCKTKKVIADGTLDESLSAKAIIRTHYDNAIDFKTLSGKMRIDYSDGEDSQGVSVSLRMKKDEAIWISAPFGVVKAYITPGRVSFYNKLQNEYFDGDFAYLSKFVGMELDFEQVQNLLLGQALLDLKDVKYDATVAGGNYHLKPKRPLNLFKVLFQVEPDNYKMASQQLSQPLKKRLLQINYNGYQKIDNWLLPLRIAIAAIDNDERSTINIEYRNVDFDRPMRFPYQIPNGFDEIKLKDDAL, encoded by the coding sequence ATGAACCTAAGCTGCCGATCATCCCTACGATATATCTCCATCGCTATTGTGGCGATGCTAGCCCTTTCCTGTAAAACGAAAAAAGTAATTGCGGACGGTACGCTCGATGAAAGCCTCTCCGCCAAAGCAATTATCCGCACCCATTATGACAATGCCATCGATTTTAAGACCCTGAGCGGCAAGATGCGCATCGATTACTCCGATGGGGAAGATTCGCAGGGCGTATCCGTCAGCTTGCGAATGAAGAAAGATGAGGCGATTTGGATCAGTGCGCCCTTTGGGGTCGTCAAGGCCTATATCACGCCAGGCCGGGTAAGCTTTTATAACAAACTACAGAATGAATATTTTGATGGGGATTTTGCCTATCTCAGTAAATTCGTAGGCATGGAGCTCGATTTTGAACAGGTACAGAACCTATTACTGGGCCAGGCCTTACTCGACCTTAAGGATGTCAAGTACGACGCTACCGTCGCCGGGGGCAACTATCATTTGAAGCCAAAAAGACCCTTAAATCTCTTTAAGGTACTTTTTCAGGTCGAGCCGGACAACTATAAAATGGCCTCCCAGCAATTGTCCCAACCGCTCAAAAAGAGATTGTTGCAAATCAATTACAACGGCTATCAGAAAATAGACAACTGGCTGCTTCCCCTTCGGATTGCAATAGCTGCCATAGACAATGATGAGCGCAGTACGATCAACATCGAGTACCGCAACGTCGACTTCGACCGACCCATGCGATTTCCTTATCAAATACCGAACGGTTTTGACGAGATCAAATTAAAGGATGATGCCCTGTAG
- a CDS encoding DUF6973 domain-containing protein gives MPLKMKNFKFMFLFTLLLLTSCSKDDEEKMEDAGGIGLISEEEFNAVLPPTYIQFNETYEKVVKSDKALLHDTSKLSRAIFDEIADANTSSEAPKSDDTDVFFDLSSSMTKAEWRLVLTSPLEAFNGIPSIQVSYDHAVMFYPCDEDVAFIGAKASALKHALWSALMLKNTNEEFAEKMSAARETLTKDKDLKAMNLHNNAFGIQLGSKFPEASEEQLLVLLLEQNYTMVKNGSNITDKLDALVFLKGKRQFDMVMEGSLSNPDSGAPWDIKINFSHCWNTVRGRFVMVRGEAL, from the coding sequence ATGCCATTAAAGATGAAAAATTTCAAATTTATGTTTCTTTTCACTTTACTTCTTTTAACCTCATGCTCGAAAGACGATGAGGAAAAAATGGAAGACGCCGGTGGTATCGGATTAATTAGCGAGGAAGAATTTAATGCTGTCTTACCGCCAACCTATATACAATTTAATGAGACGTACGAGAAAGTTGTCAAGTCAGATAAAGCTTTGCTGCATGATACTTCTAAATTGTCTAGGGCGATTTTCGATGAAATAGCGGATGCGAACACCTCTAGTGAGGCTCCTAAGTCTGATGATACCGATGTTTTTTTCGATTTGTCGTCATCTATGACAAAGGCGGAATGGCGATTGGTTCTCACTAGCCCTTTAGAGGCATTTAACGGCATCCCTTCCATTCAGGTTTCCTATGACCACGCAGTGATGTTCTATCCCTGCGATGAAGACGTGGCGTTCATTGGAGCAAAAGCTTCGGCTTTAAAACACGCTTTATGGAGTGCACTAATGCTGAAGAATACCAATGAGGAATTTGCGGAGAAAATGAGCGCTGCCCGTGAAACCCTGACGAAGGACAAAGATTTAAAAGCCATGAATTTGCATAATAATGCCTTCGGAATACAACTGGGCTCAAAATTTCCCGAAGCGTCGGAAGAGCAACTATTGGTGCTATTGTTAGAGCAGAATTATACCATGGTAAAAAATGGCTCGAACATTACCGATAAATTGGATGCCTTGGTATTTTTAAAAGGGAAAAGACAATTCGATATGGTAATGGAGGGCAGTTTAAGCAACCCTGATTCCGGTGCTCCGTGGGATATAAAAATCAATTTTTCCCATTGCTGGAATACGGTACGCGGTAGGTTTGTTATGGTTAGAGGCGAGGCTCTGTAA
- a CDS encoding LytR/AlgR family response regulator transcription factor, which yields MIKTLIIDDEQHCINVLVNYLKKYDAYHICAATKTLEEAVELTASMQPDLVFLDIDLGNGTGFDYLEAVRPNIAFSIIFTTAYDSYAVKAIKFSALDYLLKPIDHNELHTALQKVESTLSKRERFKQLESLEHNAKHETMGNKFIHIFTTGMCHKINTKDIVYLKSDNSYTEFYLEDKPKVTASNTLKYYAELLEESHFYRINKSYLVNTQRIENYRRQSRELILDDRTILTVAVRRQKEFLTDIFKK from the coding sequence ATGATAAAAACGCTTATAATCGATGATGAGCAGCATTGCATAAACGTTCTGGTCAACTATTTGAAAAAGTACGATGCCTATCACATCTGTGCGGCCACTAAAACCCTCGAAGAGGCTGTTGAATTGACGGCTTCAATGCAGCCTGATCTGGTTTTTTTGGATATCGACCTTGGCAACGGTACCGGATTCGACTATCTCGAGGCAGTTCGACCGAATATCGCCTTTAGCATCATATTCACAACGGCCTATGACAGTTACGCTGTAAAGGCAATAAAATTCAGTGCGTTAGATTATCTGTTGAAACCTATTGACCATAACGAATTGCATACCGCGTTGCAAAAGGTCGAGTCGACCCTGTCGAAACGAGAGCGCTTCAAACAGTTGGAAAGTCTCGAACACAATGCCAAGCACGAAACCATGGGCAATAAATTCATTCATATCTTCACTACGGGCATGTGCCACAAAATCAACACTAAGGATATCGTGTACTTAAAATCGGATAACAGCTATACGGAATTCTATTTAGAGGATAAACCAAAGGTCACTGCCTCCAATACCCTTAAATATTACGCGGAGCTATTGGAAGAAAGTCACTTTTATAGAATCAACAAGTCTTATTTGGTGAATACCCAGCGAATTGAAAATTATCGAAGACAGTCCAGAGAGCTTATACTGGACGACCGCACCATTCTAACCGTGGCAGTTAGACGACAGAAGGAGTTTCTTACAGACATATTTAAGAAATGA
- a CDS encoding murein hydrolase activator EnvC family protein has translation MMPCRPHFTFILFLFSFLGSYSVFSQIEEQEVLEAKREQLQKEIEQINHLLFDTKEKRGNVLEQMEALDQKIKVRRRLIAVSNEQSNLLNRKINANVSAISELRAELADLKDDYALMIQKSYQSKIQQSKLMFLLSSDNFFQAFKRFQYIQQYTDFRRQQGEEIVVKTEELTQLNIELSEQRKQKERLIAENRRSQRQMERERSDQQALLGSIRKNETKYAAQIRDKQRQAKEIDQQIERLVREAIAAENAASGKDDSDPSKFLLTPEAAIVANSFSANKGRLIWPVEKGFKSQGFGVYADAIYPGIKHESNGVVITTDAGAKARAVFRGEVIGILSIPGGNKAVQLKHGNFISTYYNLSTIYVKKGDRVEAKTELGDIYTNRSNGRTRLKFYLHQNTSKLNPEEWVYQL, from the coding sequence ATGATGCCCTGTAGACCGCATTTCACTTTCATTTTATTCCTCTTCTCTTTTCTGGGAAGTTACTCCGTTTTTTCCCAAATCGAAGAACAGGAAGTATTGGAGGCCAAACGGGAGCAGCTACAGAAGGAAATCGAACAAATCAATCACTTACTTTTCGACACAAAAGAAAAACGGGGCAATGTCTTGGAACAGATGGAGGCCCTCGATCAGAAAATCAAGGTACGTCGGCGTCTGATTGCGGTGAGCAACGAGCAATCGAACTTACTAAACCGTAAGATCAACGCCAACGTTAGCGCAATTTCAGAACTTCGGGCCGAGCTGGCCGACCTTAAGGACGATTATGCCCTGATGATTCAAAAAAGTTATCAAAGCAAGATTCAGCAGAGCAAATTGATGTTTCTGCTGTCTTCCGACAACTTTTTTCAGGCCTTTAAACGCTTTCAGTACATCCAGCAATATACGGACTTCAGAAGGCAACAGGGCGAGGAAATCGTCGTCAAGACGGAAGAACTGACACAATTGAACATCGAGCTCAGCGAACAACGCAAACAGAAGGAAAGGCTGATTGCCGAAAATCGCCGTTCCCAAAGGCAAATGGAACGGGAAAGAAGCGACCAGCAGGCCCTTCTGGGTTCCATCCGTAAGAACGAGACCAAATACGCCGCGCAGATACGGGACAAGCAACGCCAGGCCAAGGAGATCGACCAACAGATCGAAAGGCTGGTTCGGGAAGCTATTGCCGCGGAGAACGCTGCCTCGGGTAAAGACGATTCCGACCCCAGTAAGTTTTTGTTGACCCCGGAGGCCGCCATAGTGGCCAATAGCTTTTCCGCCAATAAGGGACGATTGATCTGGCCCGTCGAGAAGGGGTTTAAGAGCCAAGGGTTCGGCGTATATGCCGACGCCATATATCCCGGCATCAAACACGAGAGCAACGGGGTAGTCATCACAACCGATGCCGGGGCGAAGGCCCGGGCCGTATTCAGAGGAGAAGTCATTGGTATTCTCTCCATTCCAGGCGGCAATAAGGCCGTACAGCTCAAGCACGGTAATTTTATCAGCACCTACTACAACCTTAGCACCATCTACGTCAAGAAGGGCGACCGGGTCGAGGCCAAGACCGAACTTGGAGATATCTATACCAATCGGTCCAACGGTCGGACCCGACTAAAATTCTATTTGCACCAAAATACGTCGAAGCTGAATCCGGAAGAGTGGGTATATCAGCTATAA
- a CDS encoding oligosaccharide flippase family protein, whose protein sequence is MNPLKKLFQQTAIYGVATVLPRMLSFILVPLYTGVMATGLYGEVNIIFAWFAIFNVFLAYGMETAFFRFFNKADDENVVISTSLISILVTTLIFAVVALLFQAPLAHMLGIDIKYVWYVAMILSLDALVIIPFAWLRATERPTRYAVIKIGNVGINLGLNVFFLLVLPWTATENSGGWFGWMYRPDFEISYILISNLIASGLTLIVMLPLYFRGNYFFDRVLWKRMMRYAWPVLIAGIAFTINEVFDRIMLEKLLPDDIAESEIGKYSACYKLGLFMTLFATAFRMGIEPFFFSHAGTENPQKAYAQITNYFVVLGSIILLGVVVYADVLKVIIVRDEAYWEAMDIVPLIVLASFFLGIYHNLSVWYKVTDKTRYGAFISIIGAIITIGINYFFIPVIGYMASAIATLSAYGTMMVLSYYFGKSRYPIPYNFRKILFYLGLSILFSVLSFYVFHRNLYLGTALFLLFLGLVYKLERDTLRKVFIKNKG, encoded by the coding sequence TTGAATCCGCTCAAAAAACTCTTCCAACAAACGGCCATCTACGGTGTGGCAACGGTACTGCCGCGGATGCTTTCCTTCATTTTGGTGCCACTTTATACGGGGGTCATGGCCACCGGGCTCTACGGGGAGGTCAACATTATCTTCGCATGGTTCGCCATTTTCAATGTGTTTTTAGCCTACGGTATGGAAACCGCGTTCTTTCGGTTTTTTAACAAGGCTGATGACGAAAATGTGGTCATATCGACTTCCCTGATTTCTATTTTGGTAACCACCCTGATCTTTGCAGTTGTTGCCTTGCTGTTTCAAGCTCCATTGGCACACATGCTCGGTATAGACATTAAATATGTATGGTATGTAGCGATGATATTGTCTTTGGATGCCCTTGTCATCATTCCCTTCGCCTGGCTTCGGGCCACTGAAAGACCGACACGATATGCCGTAATAAAAATCGGGAATGTAGGCATAAACCTAGGGCTGAACGTATTTTTTCTGCTTGTTCTACCATGGACCGCCACCGAAAATTCCGGTGGATGGTTTGGATGGATGTACCGTCCCGATTTTGAAATCTCCTACATCCTGATTTCGAATTTGATCGCCAGCGGGTTGACCTTGATTGTGATGCTGCCCTTGTATTTTAGGGGTAATTATTTCTTTGACCGCGTGCTATGGAAACGGATGATGCGTTACGCCTGGCCTGTTCTAATTGCGGGGATAGCTTTTACGATAAACGAAGTCTTCGACCGTATCATGCTGGAAAAGCTTTTGCCCGATGACATTGCGGAAAGCGAAATTGGAAAATACTCCGCCTGTTATAAATTGGGATTGTTCATGACCTTGTTCGCAACGGCCTTCAGAATGGGAATCGAACCTTTCTTTTTCAGCCATGCCGGTACCGAGAACCCCCAGAAGGCCTATGCCCAGATTACCAATTATTTCGTCGTACTCGGCAGTATCATCCTCTTGGGGGTCGTGGTCTACGCCGATGTACTGAAAGTAATCATCGTGCGCGACGAGGCCTATTGGGAAGCCATGGATATTGTTCCCCTGATAGTATTGGCCAGTTTCTTTCTCGGCATCTACCACAATCTGTCCGTTTGGTACAAGGTCACCGACAAAACCCGCTACGGGGCCTTTATCTCGATTATAGGTGCCATTATAACAATCGGTATAAACTACTTTTTTATTCCGGTTATTGGTTATATGGCCTCTGCCATTGCGACACTCTCGGCGTATGGTACCATGATGGTATTGTCCTATTATTTTGGAAAGTCGCGCTACCCCATCCCCTACAATTTCAGGAAGATATTGTTCTATCTGGGCCTATCTATTTTGTTCTCCGTCCTATCCTTTTATGTTTTCCATAGGAATTTATATCTTGGAACTGCCTTATTTTTACTTTTTCTAGGTTTGGTGTATAAGTTGGAGCGCGATACGTTGAGGAAGGTGTTTATAAAGAATAAAGGATAG
- a CDS encoding tetratricopeptide repeat protein, translated as MTIKITSVILLSAFGMSASPLYAQEKPVEDPDSEVVPEVENSAAVFLEDYSDAFQENFFEGLKQKGIENYDRATHFFLKCKQLDASNRVVDHELAKMYLKTKQYPLAEEYALSAVTSAPENLWFTETLVRILATQGKSVEQIKNDLPFGSSEFKKNLAQIYFDRGRYEIALSILKETKHSPFISNLTSKINDSIAKQNVPTIKSPDALDNFESASNPLKDFKLKMQELMETDDFQQLQQISDEALESYPAQAYFYFAQGYALNRADQHQRAVETLEAGLDYLIDDASLENKIFQELVLGYTALDNAVKANMYLRKIKPGF; from the coding sequence ATGACAATAAAAATTACATCTGTAATTCTTCTTTCGGCGTTCGGTATGTCCGCCTCACCGCTGTATGCCCAAGAGAAACCTGTTGAGGATCCCGATTCTGAGGTCGTTCCCGAAGTCGAAAACAGTGCAGCGGTTTTTTTGGAGGACTATTCCGATGCGTTTCAGGAGAATTTTTTCGAGGGCCTCAAACAAAAGGGCATCGAAAACTACGACAGGGCGACCCATTTTTTCCTAAAGTGCAAACAGCTGGATGCCTCGAACCGCGTGGTGGATCATGAGCTCGCCAAAATGTACCTCAAAACTAAACAATATCCATTGGCCGAGGAATATGCACTTTCTGCCGTGACCTCAGCGCCCGAGAATCTTTGGTTTACGGAAACCCTGGTGCGGATATTGGCCACCCAAGGAAAATCGGTTGAGCAAATTAAAAACGACCTCCCTTTCGGTTCTTCGGAATTCAAGAAAAATTTAGCCCAAATTTACTTTGACAGAGGCCGATACGAAATCGCATTAAGTATCCTAAAGGAGACCAAGCATAGTCCGTTTATCTCCAACCTCACCTCAAAGATCAACGATTCCATAGCCAAACAGAACGTTCCGACCATAAAGTCCCCCGATGCATTGGACAATTTTGAATCGGCGTCCAATCCGTTGAAAGATTTCAAGCTAAAAATGCAGGAATTGATGGAAACCGATGATTTTCAACAACTACAGCAAATTTCTGACGAAGCCTTGGAAAGTTACCCCGCTCAGGCCTATTTTTATTTCGCCCAAGGATACGCCCTTAACAGGGCGGACCAGCATCAAAGAGCCGTTGAAACTTTGGAGGCCGGACTAGACTATCTTATTGATGACGCATCCCTAGAAAATAAAATATTCCAGGAACTCGTCCTTGGATATACCGCACTTGACAATGCTGTAAAGGCAAATATGTACCTTCGTAAGATAAAACCTGGATTTTAA
- a CDS encoding histidine kinase → MPFGTLHAQQYIIDSLENELVHPTNGLTMGEIMNELSWYYATINPEKGLGIADNAIEVSMKSKDSLQLGIAYERKGYNYENLGEDSLTVEMYDTAGSIYIGIGHRKRLATLAFNKGNFYFNRARYKRSLKEAGVSLKEYEQLKDTVKIARIQNLMGLNHMYLGDYPASMEAFRKGMIVLEQSNRDATRFYSAILGNLSILFTKLSEMEKALDYQYKSLAIDRKNNDSIRIGNSLLHIGQLYGRSDQHNQAMDKFRSALEIKEKSGNKYEVASALANIGITYAELRQYTQALEFLDRARVLYVEIDHLTNLSTVNLNIGDIHLTEGRIQLAKSHFEKAMSFAKKAGDKRASMLAAEGLAASAFKASEFEEAYTWQLETMHLRDSLLSDDKRNEIARLEAKYKYDKEKAVLKANFEKNKAIEQANLKRQIWIRNLSICGGLGGMLLLASGFVLIRRKREAELNAKIATSRLETLRAQLNPHFIFNSLNSINDFVQRNETESASSYLTRFSKMMRKTLDNSTREEVSLGEEVEFLKGYIELERQRLDDRFDYTIHVDNELDLEDTLIPPTLLQPFVENSIWHGLSPRKGKGGFLSIRIHKNRTHLNCVIEDNGVGMHQKRRTENIRNGSFGAASVTDRLNLLNQLRRKGESKITYVEKGEGVQVEIRLPIIHDSDL, encoded by the coding sequence TTGCCATTCGGTACTTTGCACGCCCAGCAGTATATAATTGATTCCTTAGAAAATGAGCTCGTACATCCGACCAACGGACTGACCATGGGCGAGATAATGAACGAACTGAGTTGGTATTATGCCACAATCAACCCCGAAAAAGGTCTTGGAATAGCCGATAATGCTATTGAAGTAAGCATGAAATCCAAGGATTCGTTACAGTTGGGCATTGCCTACGAGAGAAAGGGATATAATTATGAAAATTTAGGCGAGGATTCGTTGACCGTCGAAATGTACGATACCGCCGGTAGCATCTATATCGGAATAGGACACCGTAAAAGACTGGCCACCTTGGCATTTAACAAGGGAAATTTCTATTTTAATAGGGCACGGTACAAACGCTCCTTGAAAGAGGCCGGTGTATCCCTAAAGGAATATGAACAGCTAAAGGATACCGTCAAAATTGCCCGCATCCAAAATTTGATGGGACTGAACCATATGTATTTGGGAGATTATCCCGCCTCGATGGAGGCTTTTCGAAAGGGTATGATAGTTCTGGAACAATCGAACAGGGATGCAACCCGTTTCTATTCCGCCATTCTCGGTAACCTGTCGATACTATTTACAAAATTGTCCGAGATGGAAAAGGCACTGGACTACCAGTATAAATCATTGGCCATTGACAGAAAAAATAACGATTCGATCCGCATTGGTAACTCATTACTGCATATCGGTCAATTATACGGCCGGTCGGACCAACATAACCAAGCCATGGATAAGTTCCGATCCGCATTGGAAATCAAGGAAAAATCCGGAAATAAATATGAAGTTGCCAGTGCCCTGGCCAATATCGGTATTACATACGCGGAACTACGGCAATATACGCAGGCTCTTGAATTTTTGGACAGGGCCCGGGTATTGTATGTAGAAATCGATCATCTAACCAATCTTTCGACAGTTAATCTGAACATCGGGGATATTCACTTGACCGAGGGCCGAATCCAACTGGCCAAATCACATTTTGAAAAGGCCATGTCGTTCGCGAAAAAAGCGGGGGATAAAAGAGCTTCAATGTTAGCCGCCGAAGGCTTGGCCGCCAGTGCTTTCAAAGCTTCCGAATTTGAAGAGGCCTACACATGGCAATTAGAGACCATGCATCTAAGAGACAGCCTATTATCCGACGACAAAAGAAATGAGATAGCAAGATTGGAAGCGAAATATAAGTATGACAAAGAAAAGGCTGTGCTTAAAGCGAATTTTGAAAAAAACAAGGCCATTGAACAAGCGAATTTAAAGCGACAGATATGGATACGAAACCTAAGCATCTGCGGTGGATTGGGAGGCATGTTGCTCTTGGCCTCTGGGTTTGTCCTTATAAGACGAAAAAGGGAGGCCGAACTCAATGCCAAGATAGCGACCTCAAGACTAGAAACGCTCAGGGCGCAATTGAACCCTCACTTTATTTTCAACAGTCTAAATTCAATAAACGATTTCGTCCAACGAAATGAGACGGAGAGCGCCAGCAGCTATTTAACCCGTTTTTCTAAAATGATGCGTAAGACCTTGGACAATTCAACGCGGGAAGAGGTGTCCCTAGGCGAAGAGGTTGAATTTTTGAAAGGCTATATAGAACTAGAACGGCAAAGGCTGGATGATAGGTTTGACTACACGATTCATGTGGATAACGAGCTTGATCTAGAAGACACCTTGATTCCGCCTACCCTGCTCCAACCTTTCGTAGAGAACAGTATATGGCATGGTCTGTCCCCTAGGAAAGGAAAAGGTGGTTTTCTCTCCATCCGTATCCATAAAAACCGAACTCATTTAAACTGCGTCATAGAGGATAATGGTGTAGGCATGCATCAAAAAAGAAGGACTGAAAATATACGGAACGGTTCATTCGGAGCGGCCAGTGTTACCGACCGATTGAACCTATTGAACCAACTTCGACGCAAGGGGGAATCTAAAATCACCTATGTAGAGAAGGGTGAAGGCGTGCAGGTCGAGATACGACTTCCCATAATTCACGATTCGGATCTATGA